A region of Petrotoga miotherma DSM 10691 DNA encodes the following proteins:
- the queA gene encoding tRNA preQ1(34) S-adenosylmethionine ribosyltransferase-isomerase QueA yields the protein MSEQSFNLEQYDYELPEELIAQEPVEPRDSCKLMVLNRRVKSIEHKVFRDIKNYLRPGDLLVLNNTRVIPARLYGKKETGAKVEVLLLEKDGNDKTWKALVKPGGKIKKGNKLIFEDDLVCTVVEHLEDGSRILEFDDPNFFSKLPKIGEVPLPPYIKKQIDDPEKYQTTYAKNNGAVAAPTAGLHFTQELIDELTDYGVNFTEVTLHVGLGTFRPVKEPDIRNHLIHEEYYTVPKSVLHDIVRAKADGKRVIATGTTVVRTLETIARNPDKLAGRTDLYIYPPFEFKIIDALITNFHLPKSSLLFLVSAFAGHDFIMNSYEIAKEKKYRFFSFGDAMFIM from the coding sequence ATGAGTGAACAAAGTTTCAACTTAGAGCAATATGACTACGAGTTACCTGAAGAGCTTATAGCCCAAGAACCTGTTGAACCAAGAGATAGCTGTAAGTTGATGGTGCTAAATAGAAGAGTAAAAAGTATCGAACACAAAGTTTTTAGGGATATAAAAAATTATTTACGACCCGGCGATTTGCTTGTTTTAAACAATACCAGGGTTATCCCTGCAAGATTGTACGGCAAAAAGGAAACAGGTGCTAAAGTTGAAGTTTTACTTTTAGAAAAAGATGGAAACGATAAAACATGGAAAGCTTTGGTAAAGCCAGGTGGAAAGATAAAAAAAGGCAACAAACTTATCTTTGAAGATGATTTAGTTTGCACAGTAGTAGAACATTTGGAAGACGGATCTAGAATTTTAGAATTTGACGATCCCAACTTTTTCTCAAAATTGCCAAAAATTGGCGAAGTCCCTTTACCGCCTTATATTAAAAAACAGATCGATGATCCAGAAAAATATCAAACTACCTACGCAAAAAACAATGGTGCGGTGGCTGCACCAACAGCTGGTTTACATTTCACACAAGAGTTAATAGACGAGCTCACTGATTACGGCGTAAATTTCACTGAAGTTACTCTTCATGTCGGTTTGGGAACCTTCAGACCCGTTAAGGAGCCAGACATAAGGAACCACCTAATACATGAAGAGTATTATACTGTGCCAAAAAGTGTACTTCACGATATAGTTAGAGCCAAAGCTGATGGTAAAAGGGTCATAGCCACAGGAACAACGGTTGTTAGAACGCTCGAAACTATTGCCAGAAATCCTGACAAACTCGCTGGTAGAACAGATCTATATATTTACCCACCATTTGAATTTAAAATAATTGATGCCCTAATCACCAATTTTCATCTCCCTAAATCTTCACTTCTTTTTCTAGTTTCAGCGTTTGCTGGTCATGATTTTATAATGAACTCATATGAAATTGCAAAAGAAAAGAAATATCGCTTCTTTTCCTTTGGTGACGCAATGTTCATTATGTAA
- a CDS encoding flagellar protein FlaG, which yields MGISNIGGKEDFSINNPIANRQHFEMAKANLRNPENSNQPIQKEEVMPDELDKVTKIIEDRLKKLSKIFKGEAKFEIERELDIIIVKIIDKDSKEIIRQIPPEVSVKLAKALNDVQGILLDEIA from the coding sequence ATGGGAATATCAAACATTGGGGGTAAAGAAGATTTTTCCATTAACAATCCTATAGCCAATAGACAGCACTTTGAAATGGCGAAAGCCAATCTGAGAAATCCTGAAAATTCAAACCAGCCGATCCAAAAAGAAGAAGTTATGCCAGATGAACTTGACAAAGTCACAAAAATAATTGAAGATAGATTAAAAAAGTTATCCAAAATTTTCAAAGGAGAGGCGAAGTTTGAAATAGAAAGGGAGTTGGATATTATTATTGTAAAAATTATAGATAAAGACAGCAAGGAAATTATAAGACAAATACCACCTGAAGTGTCCGTGAAACTTGCCAAAGCCCTAAACGATGTTCAAGGAATATTACTTGATGAAATAGCATAA